The Kribbella shirazensis genomic interval CGGCCGCGACCGAGCCGGTGTAGCCGTGGTCGGCCTCGCAGTTCGGGTCCGCGCAGACGGCGGGCTCGAGGTCGATCCGGTTCACCATGCCCCAGCCGATCGTCAGCACCACCTCACCGCTGCCGGCCACCGCCGGGTCGGCCTTGCCCGAGGCATAGCCCGCCGGATTCGGCACGACGCGGTTCACGACCACGGCGTTCACGCGCTGCAGCGGGATGGCCTCGGTCGAGGTCGACGCGTACGGCGCGCGGATCAGCTCGTCGGCGGCGTGCTCGTCGGTGTGGCCGACGATCAGCCGGGTCGGGGTCAGCGCCAGGATCGTGATGTGCCGCCGGACCTCGTCCCGGTCGAACGTCGGCTCGTGCTGCAGCACGTAGGCCCGGATCGGCTCACCGGCGATCGCCACGTCGAGCGAGTCCGACACCACGTCGGGGTAGTAGCCGCACCGATCGATCGCCTCGCGGAGGTCTGCTGACGCGTCCGCAAGTTCCGGTGCATTCAGGTCACGCATGCCCTCATCCTTGCACGACCGTGCCCGGGAGCGTTTCACCCTTCGCCTTCACCTGTGGACAACCGCGATCAGTTCGCACTTGCCTTCCGCAGCACCGGCGCGCCGGCCGCGCCCGCGACCGTGGCCAGCACGAGTCCGGCGACAACCTGCCCGAGCAGC includes:
- a CDS encoding DUF5998 family protein; translated protein: MRDLNAPELADASADLREAIDRCGYYPDVVSDSLDVAIAGEPIRAYVLQHEPTFDRDEVRRHITILALTPTRLIVGHTDEHAADELIRAPYASTSTEAIPLQRVNAVVVNRVVPNPAGYASGKADPAVAGSGEVVLTIGWGMVNRIDLEPAVCADPNCEADHGYTGSVAADDISLRISAAADGPAGIRQVLEFAKALSFATSR